Within the Malus sylvestris chromosome 4, drMalSylv7.2, whole genome shotgun sequence genome, the region ATTTCAAGCAAAAGGTGTGGAGAGACCGAAGAAACAGAaagaagcagaaaagaaaagagaacagAAATAAGATAAGAGGAAGGAGTGCAAGACAGAGGGGACTGACGCAGCAAAAGGCAGTGGGAGGGACACGAAATAAAGAAAGGAAAGGTGGAGAAGAAAGACTGAgcagaaaacataaaataaaaggagGGATTGGCAGGACggtagaaagaaaacaaaagaaaagaaaaaaataaataaatagaaagagGGATAGCACGGCAGGGAACATAGGTGGAGTGCGCAACGCAGGCGCAGAAAAAGGAGAGATTGATGAGGGCGAAacgaaaaagaataaaagaagaaaggaaggtCAGAAACGGGGAGAGCGCAACACTgcgcaaaaacagaaaaaaacgAATAGGCGcagggagagaaggagagacTGACGGAAGGCAGCAGGCGCAGAGAACTAGGCACAGAAGCAGAGGGCAGTGCGCAGAGCAGAGGAAGTCAGGAGCAATGGAGATCTCGTCTTGTTAAAacgggtgttttctttcttgttatttgttttatggataatttcttatgtatgaacataattatgtgtaactaatttattatgctagagtgaggccatgagccACAACATGAATACgtagttttatttttcaattgcttaagtgttgttatatgcttgctttgatattttcaatcactgaattaaactatctatgtaccttgatgcttgatcaccattaggatgcttagaaaagttatcggatgcaattttgaacgaatgtcacgttaaaattggttgtgcttcttgtgattgaaaATTATActctcctaaggtaaatatcatgctcttagggattatatggtttaacaaaaggattttcacaaagattaatgaatcactcatgtttatatttaatccaaatgtcatggataagttgcatgtggtggtatgcgttttagcttgaatgtcacaagtaaaacatacacaaggaaaatccaaccttcaaagcatgtgtgttttcaattatttaagcaattggaatagctacgtaggagtgttgttggtaaaggttgaactctagcatattgtcaatctatttttcttcaatcatttattttatcttgaattaccttatttacttgttttgtttaagtTGAATTATTATTCCTATAAACCAAATCCCATTTTAGATATTGGTTCAAGTCACATCCAGTAATATTTAGTTTCGTCAAATTAGTGTAATTCTTAaagttaaataagttaaatacacaaaaactcgtaaattgtttatatcagtccctgaggagatcgaccttgcttgagccattctatactacaaacacttgtactcttgcaagaattttctatggtttaaccctttgttttacaagtggtaaaatcGCTATCATTAGCGAATCAGATTAAGAGGCTTTACCTTTCTGATATAGATTAATCATTGTGTTCCCACTAAATCGACCTAATTTCgagtaaaaaaaaagggaaagaaattaAGTAAAGAAGATGCAACCTAATAATTTGGAGGGGGAGAGCCGCATAAacggatgaggatcctctctctgGATCATCTTTTACATCTTAATCATTCATCGTACATTTTGTAACTAGATTTCATTAGGtgctatttatgtttaattttatatttacaattcaaaataattttttactgtacAATATacaatgtacaatgaacggtTAAAATGTAAAAATCTTTAAAATTCTCCCAATTTGAATGCGGATAGGATCCAAATCCCGCATAAACATGTTGTAAAATGTTGTAATGTGTTGTCGTGGGATAACTCACGAATATGTTGGAGAGGAAGTTTTAATGTTTGGAAGTGGACCCCTTGCCAGCTGTTTGACGTGAGAGCCATGCTTTTATAATCTATGGACTATATCGGATTATCTAATTAATTGCTTCATCAACAAGTAACCCTATTTGTATGCTACCTCACTCTCTCTGTACGTATAATGTGCTCGGTAATTGCTAGGGGTGGAAAGAAACCGAAAACCCGAAACCGACCCGGTTCGTATTGAAACTGAatcgaaaaaaatatataatacagAAAATCTCTACCTATATGCATAATTCTTTTTATAAGCATCAAATCTTACTTATCATATCACTCTCCATTGTAAACGGCTCATGTAATTAAGGACCTGGATTATCTGCCCTCCCCCATCCCATACCCTTCCCATCCCCTCTTATTTCTGTGGTCAAggttaagtcatgtcaacattttatattcccattgttttttgtattattatttctataaaataatcaatataaaatgttgacgtgacttaaccatgaccacaaaAATAGGAGGGGATAGGAAGAGTATGAGATGGGAggggcagacaatccaggtcCTGTAATTAAACCCGTAACTAGTAACCAcgtaaaccctaaaccaaaatataatattaaaaaaaaacctacttATCCTAGAGCTTAGTTTAGTTATGGAGAAGTAGAAGCACTTCCAAGTTCTTTTCCGAAAACACTtggaattattaaaaaaaaaagttgaaacggATGAGGAGGGAAATTCAAACTTGGTGTAGAGAAAAAATACAGAGTTTTAGCCAACTTGTCAAAGCTCATGTCTGTATACCCGCGATGCTATTAAATCGCAACTTTAGGACTTTTTATTAATAATAGTGCCAGAAAGGGGATCTTTTCACTTTTAGAATTTAACTAGCTTTCTTACCAGTTACAGCTGAAGAGCTAAATCAGTATACTGACTACCGAGTACCCACTGATGATTGGTTTTGGTTATCACCATAAAGCTGCTGATTTCTCATCTCTCTCTGATAGTTTTATCTCGGCTGGGAAGACCATCAGCTCTGCACCTGAACCTTTCTGCAAGCTTAATCTATCTTGTCCTGAAGAATTTATCCTACCAAGTTGGGCTCTCAAATATGGCAGATCAAATGTGAACTGTTGAGCCAGCATTGGCCTGCCTTGGTCGGGTTTCGACGCTTGGGTTGCCTCAGAGTTTGTCTGATCATCATCTCCTCTCAAATGCAATGAACTCAGTTTGTTCTTAGTTTTGCTAAAACTAGCAAATCCCATGTCGTTCCTCAACCTTGGGTCCAAGAAATTTGACTGAGAACTATAATCTGAAGGCTGCTTCAAGGGTTGTGCTTGATTAACCGACTTCCATTGGTTCAGTATCATTGGTGTCGAGTTGTTGCCTGTGTTTTTGAAGCCGGAAACTGAGCAACTGTTGTCTGCAAGTCCAGCATGATGAGATTTCAAGGAAGAAGAGTTCAGATGAATTTCATTGCATTGGACTTTCCCTCCAACTGTAGGACCTTGGATGCCCATTTCATCACCTAAAGATCCCTTTTTTCCAGTGATTTTCGTAGTTAAAGGATGCTCATTAAGTTTGTCCTGGAAATTATGACTTGGTGGTGAAGTAAACACAGTGCTCAGAGGACTAGGTGCCAATTGGGAAGAGGTGGATGCCAAAGGAGCTTGACTTTTATGCATTTCGGAACATCCAAGTAACTTCTTTCTAGCAATCTTCTGAGCTGTTGGTCCTAAATCTTTAACATATAACATCAAGCTTTCAGTGTAACCAATGTCTTGATGAGTCACCTACACCAAAAAATGACTTGTTCTCATGGCGGATTTCATGACATCCATCATCGGAAAACACAAATGAAAATCTGATTCAGTTTTCTTAGCCTTGCAGGAAATATGTGCTGTCTATAACACTTGTGCGTAACGCAAACACAAGAAAAGAATACTTACAAGCTCAAGTTgttttaatttactaattacTGTCAGACTTGTCGACTCATCCTCATCAAGGAAGGATGTCCAAGGTCTATATGTGCTGCGCGGATCTCCTTCGAACGATCTAGATCTTCTACCATCGTGAGTACCTGTTATTAACAAACACAAGATTCAAGGTTCTCAAGTTTTAACTTTGTAGACTTTGTAATTACAAAGTTAGCATTAAAGCATTACATCTAGTTTGCATGTTACCAGAAAGAACTCTGTGCTCTCTTGCATCAATATAACTGGAACACCCAATCTTTACTTGACTTCTCCTGAAATTTCATGAACTCCTAAGTGAGCAAGGCATAGATTTCAACGTTTCTCCAAGTTTCATGGAAAGGGATTTGGTAgttttttaacaactttaaGATATGAGCTAGAAGCTGACCTGCCAGCTTCACCTTGAGCTTTCCTACCACTTCTTTGTCTTGTTTCTGAGAATTCTAGTTCAAAGTTGTTGGGAGAGGTTTTCAAAACATGAAATACCTTCTTCGCTAGTTCGTGAATGGCACGAGCCTGTAAAAACCAAGTGGTTTTATTCTGTCGTGGACTATAGTAAGATTTTCTAGTTGGAGAATTCAGAGTAAACTTTCCAAAAGTTTTCAAGAGGTCCAATTAGCATACCTGTCTAAAATAAATGGTAGCTGTAGAATTAAAATGCATTGCATTTTCTGTTATTAAGAATGCATCATGCTGCAAACAGTTCACTAATTATCAGTTAGATGATAAATCAGATGTCACATTAGATAATATTCAAATTCCAAACAGTCTAAATAGCCAAATGTATAGCTTTTGATAATTGCTGAACCAATTTAGGGTAAGTTGTCCCCAAAATCGTTATGAACTTGTCTAAATTAGCTTCTTATTTGAACTTTTTCTGCCTTATGGTGAAAAAGTAAACTACATTTAAAGCAGAAATAGTTTTTGAGAAAGGTTACCTCAAATTGTTCAAGATTCTTATACATTCCTTCATGAAGTTTAGCCCTCATGGTCCCGAAATCCATAGGCTCTTCGATGATTTCATAGTAACCCTCAACCTTGTAAAAAAgtagaaaacaatagaaaacaATAACTGAAAAGAGAAGGAAACGTTCACCTTATGAGATGACAATGTAAAAACAAGATATGCACCTCATTCGGGTCAACTGGTTCAGCAAATATCTCATAGGTATCTTTCCTGCAATTTTCAAACACTATCAACGATTCAACATAAGGAAGAAAATTTATAGCAAAGGTATTTGAAATGTATATATGACAAAATTAAACCTTTGTAATTTGTCAAGGATAAGCTCAAGTATTCGTTTTTCCGGCAACCATTTTGCAGATTCAGTCGATGGTTGATCTAATACAAGCACAAAGTCAGAACGAAGTtcatttttgttggaaaatcATATAGTACAGAAAATGTACAGTGAGACTTGTCAAGGAAGAAATTAATGAGGTTAACCAGTAGAGGCAGCATGAACTCCAGGCTTTAGGCTATCTTTATCCTGCACAACCTGTTGATCTGatacaaaaaaacaaatagaCTGCAAATTCAACAGCAGCATTTCATTGAAATACAAGAGCAGGTAATTTAATCGGCAAAAAAGACTCACCAGTACTCGTTTGATGACCACCGTCGCCATTTTCCACTCGACCCTGCACAACGCATTTTAAAATGGGAATTTGGAACTTTAGTGCAAACAACAGAAAGGGAATTGGGGGACTTGATTTAATATCCCGGGATTAATAAGTTAACCAAACAACGGCAAGTAAACCAGACTTACTAGTCCAATTTAATTGAAATAGTTACGAGTCACCAAACGAGAATATTGTCACATCCTATCCCACAACAGTACTAAAATTTGAAACCGAGTGCAAACAACATAATGTTAATATGATATACGAAAACCCCAACATTTATAAGTTCACCGAACAGCAACGAGTACACTATAGTCCAATCTAACTGAAATAATCGGGTCCAGGACGAGCCATCAAACGAGATGTGACAATACAATAGTGTCACAAAGGGAAACAGAAAACAAGAAGCAACTTTCCTGATCCAGTGGGGAAGAAGGTGCAGTGGCAGCTACTTCATCAACAGGTCTGagttttctcttctttctgtcCCTTGTCCAGAAAGCAGGTCCCTTATCCTTCCCCACCTGGCTCTTCAACCGCTGCTGTGTACAAATACGACTACCAGCATTAGCAGTCGCAGTAGGACCAGTCGCACCCACAAGCCTCGGCAGCTGATCAGCCTTACATGCTTCCAAAGCAGATAATCTGGGGCTCCTCCTGTGGCCCTCCACCTTCCATTTTAACTTGTCCAATTTTCTACTGCGCAAACAGTTCATAAACAATTACCAAAACCCACAGAAAAAAGAAACCCACATTGTTAAAGTTGAAAACTTTCAGACCAAAAAAAGACAAAGATGAGAACTTTCGGACATCCTCGTACGTTTTTGCACACAGGAACAAAAACCCACCTAGACATTTTCACAAACAACAAATGTATCAGCTTTGCCGGGGTTTCGGGGGGTTTAGCTTTTACCAGGTGGCTTCTGTGTTTCGTGTTGGTTTATAAAACAGAGGAAGGAAGAGGAGGTGAAATATGCAGGTGAAAAATGTGAGATCAGAAGGACGATCATGAGAGATTACAGTTTTGCAGAGGGTTGTTGTTTCTTTGTATGAGAGATATGTGAATATTCTGGTTAAGGTAAAATTGTTAAAACCCCAAATGTGTGTTTCTATTTGGTGCCTATTTTGTTCCATACCAGGCTCCCCCAGCATTATCCTAAAACGATGGATACAATTATTATTTTCCTGATTTTCTTTGTAATGTAATAATAACTGAAAGTTAGTGATTTTCACTCTCTTATTGGTTGGAGATGCGACCACCTCATGTcggaaaattaacaaaattaaattcgATTTAACTTTTAATTATACTGAAGCTTTTTGTGATAATAGTAATACTCCAACAATTTTTATGTTGACACGCTAAACTctttttatctttgtttaaaaaTTGTAAGTCTTTTATTTGGAGTCCAGTAACTGAAACAAAATGTCAAAATCTATACCTAATTGATGGAGGGAGAGGggcatttttcaattttatcttaattcaATAGTCAATACAGTATGAAGAATAACTACTTAGCACTACGGCTTAGAGATATTCAACTTCACTCGTAAGTGAGAGATATTAGGTTTGATTATCGAATGACAAGTTCAATAACAAGTTATTATGACGAGCTTATTGTGATGATTTTTTGGGGTACGTCCGGAGTACTCCCCAAGAATTTTTGCTTATTAGCTTAGTCCAATTTCACATCCTTTATTGTAAATATACTATTGtagtgaaaacaaaaataacagtTGAAAAATATGGTCAATAATACTTGCTGGGACTATACAATTCAGAGACTttcttgagtgctttgaagtattcattttaaatgttttaacaattaaatctttgtttaaaaaaaaatcaagatctAAAAGTTAAAATACTCAGAAGACCGTGTAAACACCCATTTGTGTACAGTCTCCCGCAACAGCAACCCAAACCCAACGAGTTTCCGGCAAAATATTTTACATCACACGATTGAGGGAGGGGAGAGGTGATTTcatatttgaataaggatcttctttggattctttttatGAGGATCCCGGAAATTCTCAAATTGTATccgttcatcatatattgtgcgattaaaaatcattaaaaatatttttatttaaaattaaatataaatagtatctaataaaaactgatcgcacgatatatAATAAACAAAGACCATTGCAAAATCCCCTCTATCCTTGCAAAGAGAAATCCTGAGAGGACCctctttcttcatattttaCCACTGTCGGGCTCTTTTCTTTGAGACATCACTCACAAGAAGCAAACGATTGCTCTGCATTTCAGGTAAAAAATTTAAACCCACGCGCATCTCAGACACAGTGTATCAACATTCTAATACAGTAAATTATTGAAGCATTGAACTTTGaaaaatgcataaataaaaaacaaataaaaagtttCCCTGTTTTCCTTTGGGTAGGGTTGAAATAGCAACACTCAGGCTAAGCCCAAGGCTGGGGCTCAAGCCTACACATGTTGAGGAATGCTACGCTCGTTCGTCCACGCACGTATAGACATCGGTGAAATTGAATGTATTGTGAGTATGTGTAGACGATTGTGAGACGTTAATGCATTCCACAACCTATTGTCGTGGGAGTGTTCAAGCCCAAGGCTCCATGATCGAGTCTAAGCCCGCACGAGGTGTTTGAACCTCAAAACCTCATTCCGTGACACTATGATGCGTCAACAACTCAGGGTTGCTCTTACACGTGTGGACACTAGTGAGATTGATGCATAATGAGTTTGTGGTAGAAGATTGTGAGGCGTTAATGAATTTTGAGGTCTACAGTGCATAAAAAACTCAGAGTTTCTCAAACGTTCGTGAATAGAAATGAAAAGTTGATGCACTGTAGTATTCACAATGCATTATgagcatggtctaaaatatccataatatcccgatatttccatcgaaatttccgtgtttttggactaccgatatttttttggactaccgatatttccaatatcatcgatattttagaccttgctaagtcactcatgtatcttaccatgcaatgtataaagtgtaaaatattgtactaattcattatatataaatgattatggtgtgtttaaacttctttcattaattactacatattttctacactcacaatatttgccagctcactatataatcaacttaaataagttatatctatcatgcaatgcatttccttccaattttttgtgataaactaatagataattgactaaataaacatcctgcaaagtttcaataaaaatttccaagtttttcttacaatttccgtggtttttattcaattttatcgatatcgataatatcccgatatttccattgaaatttccatatttttagactaccgatatttccgatatcatcgatattttatacattGATTTGAGTACTACAATGCatcaaaaactcaaaatcaGTCACACGCTCATGGGTTTTTAAGCCCGGTGAAATTCAATTGATATAAAAGCGATCAAAAGGCAATAATGTCTTGGAATTTGGATACCCTTAACAAGCAAGGAAAGAAAGTACATTATCTCTTTGGAAAATTAGTGCCTATGGATTAGGTTGGTGACATGGTGTTATGGTTGCTAGTGGTAAAATCTACAGCTACAATAttccaatttcaccaaaaagGCCAGTCTTAGGGGCCCACATCAAAAGTGAAGGTGGAAATTGATTGGCCCAATGGGCCCTAGAAACCCAATCGACAATCTTAGTGCCACGACAAAAGCTAGGACCATAAAGCTAAACCGTAGGCCCTACTGATCGTAAGATGGTGAGTCACAGTAACTCAATCATTCCACGCGCCTTGTATCACTGCTAGCGTTAGGTGGAAACGATGAAACGAGATGGACGGCCGTGATTTCATGAGACGTGCGCCGTGCCTTCACACGCCCACGATTGGACTTGCGAGTTCACAAACGTCCCCTTCCTTCCCTCATCTCCTTCATTTCTCCAACGACCGAGTGAGTGAGACCTTCGTCCTCCCCAAAACTCACGTTTTCAGAAATTTCATTGCATTTCTCAGATCGGAGCTTTATGTGACGATCGGAGTTGTTGGGGTTTTCGAAAGATCGGAgtagtttttcttttgggtttcgTCTCTTTGGTAATTGCTCTGAACCCCCAAAAGATTTGAAATTTCTGATAACCCAAATTGTTATTTGTGTTTTCGTTGTggaattttcctttttctcattGTTTTTGAGGATTTGTTGTTAGAATTTGTATAAATGGCCGCCATTGCGTTGTGTATTAGTAGAAAAATGGGGTTTCAGATGCAAATGACGAGATGGGTATGTATGTTCTTGCAAGAAAAACTGGAACTTtttgttgaggaagaagattgaTACTGATTGAGAGATGggtttgcattttcatagtcAAATTTTTGTTAGAGACTGCTGGCTGAGATTACTGTCAGCTCAACATCTGTTTTTCTTATGATTTCTAGGCTTTTAGATTAAAAATTGTTAGCTTCAATTTCGGGGGTTTTCCATTTAACACTAACTCTGTCGAGTTTGGGGAATTTCTCAAATAATTAGTGTCCGTTGTGtaattggtttttcttttggccGATGGATTAATGCTACTATCACTTAGCTGCCCGTCTGCGTGTTTTCTTTCTTGTAATCATCCTATGTTTTCGGATGGAACTTTGCTTCTCTTTGTTCATGATCTTGTGGTCTTTTATCAGTTTCAGATGGATGCAGCCTCACAAAGCTTCTTGGAAGAGTTGCTTCAGTCCGCTGTCGACAATCATGAGGATAGTGGTGTGGTAAATGAACATTCTGGGCAGCCTGCAACGTGTGCGCTATGCCAAAGGGCTATTTCACCCGAGAATGAGGCGACTGGAGATGTTGAAATTATGTGTGGGGACTGTAAATTTCTGTACCTTGAAGATCTTGGTTCCCCTTCACATGATTCTTATCAGAGGACGCCACCTACAAGAAGAAGAGCTAGGACTGGGAGTTCCGAGTCACTTGAGAATACTTTTTCACAACAGTTCTCGCATATGATTAATCTGGTGCGGCAGAACCAATCCCCTGGCTCTGGGATTGAGGAACTACCTGTGGGTGGTGACTCTGCGACTAGGATACCGCTGCGCACAAGCAACCGTACTACACCAAGTGGGTCTAGAAGATGGCGGCGAGTGCTCTCTGATACTGAAAGTGAGGGTTACGAAAATGTGGATTCTTTCTATGGAGAAACTGAATCAAATCTCAGTTTTGGTCGGTACAGGGTATTTCATAGTGAGAGCGATGCAATTTCTTTAAGTGCATATGGAGGGGATTCTGATGCTTCTGTGGACCTACATGGTTTACTGGATACTGAAACGATTATTCCACCAGATGATGGAAGTGCTTATGATAGTGATACTGACATTGATCCAATGCATGCTGGTCTTAGCCAGTGGAACTCAGATGACACTGAGGACGATGATGATGAGGgggatgaagaagatgatgagtGGGAAGAAGCCGACGTTGAAGTAAACATGGTTGAATCTAGTGAAACCCCAGGTGGCCGGCTTCGTAATCTTTTAGTTTCGCGTCCAGGCAGAAGTAATGGACCATCCATTGGGCGCCACCACCATACATATTTTCCTGATTCTGAGGGTACGTTTCATTGGAGAATGAGGAGGAGGAGTCAAATATATACCCGTACCCTCTTTTCTAACGTGGACGAATCAGAGATGCTGCCTTATGATGGAAATTCTGGTGATTATCTTGATGCTGGAGGCTTTGAAGAATTGCTCGAGCATCTTGCTGAGGTTGATAGCTTAAGACGAGGAGCTCCTCCAGCTTCTGCGTCCTTTGTGAATAATCTGCCTCGTGTTGTCATTAGCAAGGAACATGACAAGCATGATGACTTAGCCTGTGCAATTTGCAAAGATGTATTGACAATTGGTACTGAAGTGAATAAGCTTCCCTGCTCTCACCTCTATCACTCTATGTGTATTTTTCCATGGTTGAGTACACGGAATACTTGTCCACTCTGTCGATATGAGCTACCGACTGATGACAGAGACTACGAAGAGGGGAAACGGAACGTTAATGCTAGAGCAGAGATCCACAATGTCCGGCAGCAGAATGCAAGTGTGGACAGTTCCTCCGGTGCTTTCAACAGAGCTTATGAAGATGAGGAGCATGAGCAGAGTGCAGCAAATAGGGAACCAACCACTAATGGCTCGAGAGGAGAAAATAGTCGGGGGAGATGGTTTCTTCTCGCAGCTGCTCCAATTGTCAGTCTTGTGGGTATTGTTCTTGTGCTGTGGTTAGGAAGTCCGCTGTTGGAAAGAAGAGGTCTGGCAGGAAACCAGAACTTCGCCAATCACGCCCGCCACCAGAGTCCTATCACCGGCGCCTCACCCAACCACAGGGAGAACAGAAGCCGGAGATGGTGGTCACTTTTCTGAGGAGGGTTCGTGAAATATTAGTAAATATCTATGCTAAGTTTGGTATTTCTGCTTTCCCGAGTCCCGACTATTGTCTATTTGCCTGTAGGCTGTAGCTGTCGTTCTGTTGCAGATCTTCAGTGAGTTTTTCGAATTGTTGTTGTGGAATCGTGTCAAAATTCGGTCACTTGTAAGTGTAGCTCAACCCCTTTTGTGACCAAATCCAAACGTGAGTTTGGTTTTCTTTGTAATAGCGGTTGAATTTCAAAATGCGAACAGCAAGGTTTCTTCTTTTCGATTCAACATTGAAAGAAGTATCATTAGACGAAGTTCCAGTTGGTTTTTTGACACCTGACTTACATTTAATATAGCTGCTAAAGGTCGCACATTGACCAAATTCTAGCTTTTAAGaagatttttgagaaaactttGTAGCTCAAGTAGTTAAGAAGATTTTTGAATAAATTTTAGCGGTATTCGATCTCCCCTCTCCACGTTGCTTGcttgaaatataaaaaaataaattcactTTGCAAGGCATCAAAGCATTCACCACTGTAATTGcttaagttttgaaaatttgaattcaatttgcttgaTCATAAGTAGTTGAATTACTTGAATATATTCAGGATTTTGATGCTCTCAATTCTCTGATATATGAGAATTGGAAGGTTGATAGGTAGGTTCCTTCCATTTACATcatttttcgaaaaaaaaaaaaaaaaccgaaactgaaaaaaattcgaaccgaaaaaaaatgaaccgaactgaaccgaaccgaaatttcgattcAGTTTCAATTTTAGCAAAAAACAGAACCGTTTTGATCTGAACCCAACCCTGGGACTAACAGTATCAGACTAAGAAGCTGGACtaacaataaattattattatattctCTACCCGATAATTTAGATTATAATGTCTCTTATACCAAAAAGTAACGTTGGTTTTTTATCCGTACTCTTTTTGCTAAGTTGCTTAATttgtaaaattttataaaaaaataattgctTCCACTTTACAACCAGTTCGGGGACTAAATTGCCCCCATTAATCCTTGGAAAAGTAAAAATACACAGGCCCCTGCTGAACGTAGACGACAGCGGCCCTTGACGGACTTGAAATATTAACGGACGCAAGGGCAGCTGTCATGACAAAATTCACGGCCGGGCGGGATGCTCCTTCCTCCGGCTCAGTTCACCGTGAAACAGGTCGACACCTTGCATTGTACACGAACGAACAATTTCCAAGTTTAACTATTAACATCGACTGCCGGAAAATCAATAGCTGAAGGTAGATAGGGGTGAGTGGCACAGCAACAACTTTTGCAAGTTTTTTTCAGAAGAGTATGTTGAGGTACAAGACGATCCAACCGGCCATGGAGAAGATGGCGAATATGTGCACCCAGAACAGGACGGCAGCTGCCTCTCTTCCACAGCCTCTTAAATTTGCAACAGCACCTGCGGACAAGGTTTGATGTGTTAATATGAAACTTTGATGTCGATTTGAAGCACAGTCGAGCTATCTATATAATTTAGGATTTGTTACCAGCGAGGACAGATGTAGGCATTGTGTGCTGGAGCAGCAGGACAAACCGGAACATCTGGTCATTGGGAGGGAGGAAGCCGAGCTTATCAGCTAACATTACAACGCCAAGTCCTACAGGGGGCACCAAGACTAATCGTGCGAATATAATTGCAGCAGTTGTTCGTAGACCAAGTTTGGAACTTCCCGGACCTGCAAATAACACAGAGATGTCATGATATATTCATCTAAATCCA harbors:
- the LOC126618797 gene encoding uncharacterized protein LOC126618797, with protein sequence MDAASQSFLEELLQSAVDNHEDSGVVNEHSGQPATCALCQRAISPENEATGDVEIMCGDCKFLYLEDLGSPSHDSYQRTPPTRRRARTGSSESLENTFSQQFSHMINLVRQNQSPGSGIEELPVGGDSATRIPLRTSNRTTPSGSRRWRRVLSDTESEGYENVDSFYGETESNLSFGRYRVFHSESDAISLSAYGGDSDASVDLHGLLDTETIIPPDDGSAYDSDTDIDPMHAGLSQWNSDDTEDDDDEGDEEDDEWEEADVEVNMVESSETPGGRLRNLLVSRPGRSNGPSIGRHHHTYFPDSEGTFHWRMRRRSQIYTRTLFSNVDESEMLPYDGNSGDYLDAGGFEELLEHLAEVDSLRRGAPPASASFVNNLPRVVISKEHDKHDDLACAICKDVLTIGTEVNKLPCSHLYHSMCIFPWLSTRNTCPLCRYELPTDDRDYEEGKRNVNARAEIHNVRQQNASVDSSSGAFNRAYEDEEHEQSAANREPTTNGSRGENSRGRWFLLAAAPIVSLVGIVLVLWLGSPLLERRGLAGNQNFANHARHQSPITGASPNHRENRSRRWWSLF